One window of the Haemorhous mexicanus isolate bHaeMex1 chromosome 15, bHaeMex1.pri, whole genome shotgun sequence genome contains the following:
- the FAM114A2 gene encoding protein FAM114A2, translating to MSEEDSGENLKDETSYKAENEQKTEELGCSESSEGRQQETVPVTRKRPEPKPPSQPAVTEKPAGETIKVSDPPAVQTGWGYWGSWGKSLLSTASATVATVGQGISNVIEKAETTLGIPSPSEISSESKDGARGSESPAASNADAADDGSSFPIAGALEVLSTISTAVQSTGKSVISGGLDALEFIGKKTMDVIAEGDPGFKKTKGLINRTSTLSQVLREAKEKEEQQTATEVTMATEKKAHYGLLFDEFQGLSHLEALEMLSRESESKVKAVLNALSGEKLDTLKEEMEQLKEAFSLPEFFEEEEEEKKGDEEFTKEVTELFSELHISSTPDKVITVRTSAHEWIAQFNSSLPKEEKENEENQEVESRDGDQDAKKSVEDIHAFAIRSLAELTACSIEMFHKTAALFLYGQKQEVTATDRAKSLSQLTIMLCKELSAFSKEFTTCLTTAGVKEKADVLNPLITGVFLEASNSASYIQDAFQLLLPVLQISLIEARTELSQ from the exons ATGTCTGAGGAAGACAGTGGTGAAAATCTGAAAGATGAAACCTCTTACAAAGCTGAAAATGAACAGAAGACAGAGGAACTGGGCTGCTCTGAGAGCAGTGAAGGGAGACAACAAGAGACTGTGCCTGTGACTCGAAAAAGACCTGAACCCAAGCCCCCAAGCCAGCCTGCTGTCACAGAAAAGCCTGCAGGTGAAACCATCAAG GTCTCAGATCCTCCTGCAGTTCAGACTGGGTGGGGCTACTGGGGAAGCTGGGGGAAATCTCTTCTGTCAACTGCGTCTGCTACCGTAGCTACTGTAG GTCAAGGTATTTCAAATGTCatagaaaaagcagaaacaacCCTTGGGATCCCCAGTCCTAGTGAAATCTCGTCAGAGTCTAAAGATGGTGCAAGAG GAAGTGAGAGTCCTGCTGCCAGCAACGCTGATGCAGCTGATGATGGCAGCTCCTTCCCTATTGCTGGGGCTCTTGAAGTTTTATCAACCATCTCTACTGCTGTCCAAAGCACA GGTAAAAGTGTTATTAGTGGAGGTCTGGATGCCTTGGAATTCATCGGCAAAAAGACAATGGATGTAATAGCTGAGGGAGACCCTGGATTCAAAAAAACAAAGGGCCTAATAAACAGAACCTCTACATTATCTCAG gtctTACGAGaagcaaaggagaaagaagagcagCAGACAGCTACCGAGGTTACCATGGCTACTGAGAAGAAAGCCCATTATGGGTTACTGTTTGATGAGTTTCAGGGTCTTTCGCATCTGGAGGCCTTAGAGATGCTTTCCAGAGAGAGTGAATCAAAG GTGAAAGCAGTTCTGAATGCCCTCTCTGGAGAGAAGTTGGACACACTGAAGGAGGAAATGGAACAACTCAAAGAAGCATTTTCTTTGCCTGAATTCtttgaagaagaagaggaagaaaagaagg GAGATGAAGAGTTCACAAAAGAAGTAACAGAGTTGTTTTCAGAATTGCACATCTCCTCCACGCCAGACAAAGTGATCACG GTGAGGACATCTGCTCATGAGTGGATAGCACAATTCAACAGCAGTCTTcctaaagaggaaaaagaaaatgaagaaaaccaagAAGTAGAATCTAGAGATGGTGACCAGGATGCTAAGAAATCAGTAGAG GATATTCATGCATTTGCCATAAGAAGCCTGGCAGAACTGACAGCCTGCTCCATTGAAATGTTTCACAAAACTGCAGCTTTGTTTCTCTATGGTCAGAAACAGGAGGTGACAGCCACAGACAGAGCCAAGTCCCTGTCACA ATTGACTATCATGCTGTGTAAAGAACTGTCAGCTTTCTCTAAAGAGTTCACAACATGCTTAACAACTGCAGGG GTCAAAGAGAAAGCAGATGTGCTTAATCCCTTAATTACTGGAGTGTTTTTGGAG GCTTCAAACAGTGCTTCCTATATCCAAGATGCCTTCCAGCTCTTGCTGCCTGTACTGCAGATCTCTCTTATTGAGGCTAGAACAGAACTATCACAGTAA